From the genome of Flavobacterium luteolum, one region includes:
- a CDS encoding DUF4271 domain-containing protein codes for MIEQLHPRILENKDWATLLFVLTFAVVAMTKSAYETRFSEFSKLIFSDKYAKIYRDNSHMKNSFTVGLFFVQIVSFAFFILLTLNIFGHASKTDWVLFIQIATFLLYFILGKYLIEKIVATSFNIDEFVELFNLQKVTYRTYIGVLILPINAVLFYYNNIPQIIPLAIIGISLCISVYSYFISIKTYQNVIIGKLFYFILYLCALEIAPYYFLYYWVTKGSA; via the coding sequence ATGATTGAACAATTACATCCTCGAATTCTTGAAAACAAAGACTGGGCAACACTTTTATTTGTGCTGACCTTTGCTGTTGTTGCCATGACAAAATCGGCTTACGAAACAAGATTTAGTGAATTTAGTAAACTTATTTTTTCTGATAAATACGCCAAAATTTATAGAGACAACAGCCACATGAAAAACAGCTTTACGGTTGGTTTATTTTTTGTGCAGATTGTATCGTTTGCCTTTTTTATCCTGCTTACGCTAAATATTTTTGGCCACGCTTCAAAAACCGACTGGGTTTTATTTATTCAGATTGCAACTTTCCTACTTTATTTCATTTTAGGAAAGTACTTAATCGAAAAAATTGTAGCCACTTCCTTCAATATTGACGAATTTGTAGAGCTTTTTAACTTACAAAAAGTAACGTACAGAACTTATATTGGCGTTTTAATCCTTCCAATCAATGCTGTTTTGTTCTATTACAACAATATTCCGCAAATTATACCGCTAGCAATCATAGGCATTTCGCTGTGTATTAGCGTATACTCTTACTTTATTTCAATTAAAACGTATCAAAACGTAATTATCGGCAAGTTATTTTATTTTATTTTGTATCTTTGCGCTCTTGAAATAGCCCCTTATTATTTTCTCTATTATTGGGTAACAAAAGGGAGTGCTTAG
- a CDS encoding uroporphyrinogen-III synthase, translated as MKVKTILVSQPEPKVENSPYFELQQKHKIKIDFRPFIHVEGVSAKEIRLQKIDLNHYTAIILTSRNAVDHFFRVADEMRYKVPEGLKYFCQSEAVAFYLQKYVVYRKRKIYVGAKDFADLSPLIKKYKDEKFLLPASDQLNADAPVTLNSLKVDWAQAIFYRTVMSDLSDLADVYYDVLAFFSPTGIKSLFKNFPDFKQNNTRIAVFGSTTQKEALDHGLRIDILAPTPETPSMTMALEKYVAEANKGK; from the coding sequence ATGAAAGTGAAAACAATTTTGGTGTCACAGCCTGAACCTAAAGTGGAGAATTCTCCTTACTTTGAGCTCCAACAAAAACACAAAATAAAAATTGATTTCAGACCATTTATTCATGTAGAAGGGGTTAGCGCAAAAGAGATTCGATTACAAAAAATCGATCTTAATCATTACACTGCGATCATTTTAACAAGTAGAAATGCTGTAGATCATTTTTTTAGAGTGGCTGATGAAATGCGTTACAAAGTTCCTGAAGGATTGAAGTATTTTTGTCAATCTGAGGCTGTTGCGTTTTACCTTCAAAAGTATGTTGTGTACAGAAAACGTAAGATTTACGTTGGAGCAAAAGATTTTGCAGATTTATCTCCGCTAATTAAGAAGTACAAAGACGAGAAGTTTTTACTTCCTGCATCTGACCAATTAAATGCAGATGCTCCTGTTACATTAAACAGTCTAAAAGTAGATTGGGCACAAGCAATTTTCTACAGAACTGTAATGAGTGATTTATCTGATTTAGCAGATGTTTATTATGATGTCTTAGCTTTTTTCAGTCCGACAGGAATTAAATCATTGTTTAAAAATTTCCCAGATTTTAAACAAAACAATACCAGAATAGCCGTATTCGGAAGCACAACTCAAAAAGAGGCTCTTGACCATGGTTTAAGAATTGATATTCTTGCTCCAACTCCTGAAACACCTTCTATGACAATGGCTCTAGAAAAATACGTTGCAGAAGCAAACAAAGGGAAATAA